From a region of the Corallococcus coralloides DSM 2259 genome:
- a CDS encoding glycosyltransferase — MSAADSDGPRGPRETPGVEAVTLATADRNPSSAAQAASGHHDGRAHPPHDAFVEVLGFDVPQSHRARWGPIITAAKRWGTRGLSPLQRWVLERQLRFNLRLRALIRQPERTLPELARKELSRLADPRPVGAVGRWLPSVPGLEAQRAWNLAVVALLSGAGWPLRTEGAAEALDALEARCDVLSQEAGAMGLPLWRELWRRQVAFNHATVRLLRHLLGAARPAVLFPSAETYTREALALETREVRDATAALARLERQPRISLVTPAWETPVDVLRACIASVRAQVYPHWELCIVDDGSRSAAVADALREAAAGDARIRFERLESNQGIARATNAALALATGEYVGFLDHDDLLAPHALAEVALRLGEAPDADVVYSDEDKVDARGLRFALYLKPALSPELLRAVNYVCHFLVVRASLLREVGGIRPGFEGAQDHDLLLRLMERTRRFEHIPRVLYHWRTLPGSTATDASAKPAASEAGRRAVAEHLSRMGEGGSAETVAPGLYRIRHPLVGRPRVSVLLSEAPTEAELAALLAFTDDLDVEVRVPVSSPAASSTGNAIHVQVDATATPGAVANQLLREARGDLILVLEAGTLPTGPGWLRELASQASRPGVGVVGARIVSPAGQVLEAGLRFDAEGRVLRPFAGLFDPTLGAFGGSHWPRDVRAVSSACAMVRREVLESLGGWDAAFTSDEARGVDLCLRAGDAGLRVLYAPHARLVRTRSREGALAATHDAKRLREAWVRAGRTDPSSHPRLDFVQTP, encoded by the coding sequence ATGAGTGCCGCCGACAGTGACGGCCCTCGTGGTCCGCGAGAGACGCCAGGCGTCGAGGCCGTGACGTTGGCCACGGCTGACCGGAATCCATCCTCCGCCGCGCAGGCTGCGTCAGGACATCACGACGGCCGGGCGCATCCGCCCCACGATGCCTTCGTCGAGGTGCTGGGCTTCGACGTACCGCAGTCGCACCGTGCGCGCTGGGGCCCGATCATCACCGCCGCCAAACGGTGGGGAACCCGGGGGCTTTCGCCCTTGCAGCGGTGGGTGCTGGAGCGCCAGCTGCGCTTCAACCTGCGGCTGAGGGCATTGATCCGGCAGCCGGAACGGACGCTGCCGGAGTTGGCCCGCAAGGAACTCTCACGACTCGCGGATCCGCGGCCCGTGGGCGCAGTGGGCCGGTGGCTTCCCTCCGTGCCAGGGCTGGAGGCGCAGCGGGCCTGGAATCTCGCGGTCGTGGCCCTGCTCTCCGGCGCCGGATGGCCCCTTCGGACCGAGGGCGCCGCCGAGGCACTGGACGCGCTCGAAGCCCGCTGCGACGTGCTGTCGCAAGAGGCCGGCGCGATGGGCCTGCCCCTGTGGCGCGAGCTGTGGCGGCGGCAGGTCGCCTTCAATCACGCGACCGTCCGCCTGTTGCGGCACCTCCTGGGCGCGGCCCGTCCCGCCGTGCTCTTCCCCTCGGCGGAGACGTACACGCGCGAAGCCCTGGCGCTGGAAACCCGCGAGGTCCGCGACGCGACCGCAGCGCTTGCCCGGCTTGAGCGCCAGCCTCGGATCAGCCTGGTTACGCCCGCCTGGGAGACACCGGTGGATGTCCTCCGCGCATGCATCGCGTCCGTGCGCGCGCAGGTGTACCCGCACTGGGAACTGTGCATCGTGGACGATGGGTCGCGCTCGGCGGCGGTGGCGGACGCGCTGCGAGAGGCCGCGGCCGGCGACGCGCGGATCCGCTTCGAGCGGCTGGAGTCGAACCAGGGCATCGCCCGCGCCACCAACGCCGCACTGGCCCTGGCCACCGGGGAGTACGTAGGCTTCCTCGACCACGATGACCTGCTGGCGCCGCACGCGTTGGCCGAGGTCGCGCTGCGGCTGGGTGAAGCGCCGGACGCGGACGTCGTCTACTCGGACGAGGACAAGGTGGACGCTCGGGGGCTGCGCTTCGCGCTCTACCTGAAGCCCGCGCTGTCCCCGGAGCTGCTCCGCGCGGTGAACTACGTCTGCCACTTCCTCGTGGTGCGTGCATCGCTGCTGCGCGAGGTGGGAGGCATCCGCCCGGGCTTCGAGGGCGCACAGGACCACGACCTGCTCCTGCGCCTGATGGAGCGCACGCGGCGCTTCGAGCACATCCCCCGCGTGCTCTACCACTGGCGGACGCTGCCCGGCTCCACGGCCACGGACGCGAGCGCGAAGCCCGCGGCCTCCGAAGCAGGCCGCAGGGCCGTGGCGGAGCACCTGTCGCGGATGGGGGAGGGCGGCTCGGCGGAGACCGTCGCGCCAGGGCTGTACCGGATCCGCCACCCGCTCGTGGGCCGTCCGCGGGTGTCCGTGCTGCTGTCGGAAGCGCCCACCGAAGCCGAGCTCGCGGCGCTCCTCGCCTTCACGGACGACCTGGACGTGGAGGTCCGCGTCCCTGTTTCGTCCCCAGCCGCTTCTTCCACCGGCAACGCCATCCACGTCCAGGTGGACGCGACCGCGACCCCGGGCGCCGTGGCGAACCAGTTGCTGCGCGAGGCCCGGGGCGACCTCATCCTCGTCCTGGAAGCAGGCACGCTCCCGACCGGGCCGGGGTGGCTGAGGGAGCTCGCGTCGCAGGCCTCGCGCCCCGGCGTCGGCGTGGTGGGCGCGCGCATCGTCTCTCCCGCGGGGCAGGTGCTGGAGGCCGGGCTGCGCTTCGACGCCGAGGGCCGGGTGCTGCGCCCCTTCGCGGGGCTGTTCGATCCCACGCTCGGCGCATTCGGCGGCTCGCATTGGCCGCGCGACGTACGCGCCGTCTCCAGCGCCTGCGCGATGGTCCGCCGCGAGGTCCTGGAGTCGCTCGGAGGTTGGGACGCGGCCTTCACCTCCGACGAGGCGCGGGGCGTGGACCTGTGCCTGCGCGCGGGCGACGCCGGGCTGCGCGTCCTCTACGCCCCCCACGCGCGACTCGTGCGCACCCGTTCGCGGGAGGGAGCACTCGCGGCGACCCACGACGCCAAGCGGCTGCGTGAAGCGTGGGTCCGCGCGGGACGGACCGACCCCTCCAGCCATCCGCGCCTCGACTTCGTCCAGACACCGTAG
- a CDS encoding glycosyltransferase family 2 protein has translation MLYRNPERELERLWESLRWNREAPGAPAFRVVWLDNSPDDTLRARVMRLDADADYRHAGRNLGFGAAHNRMMAEAFGSGGARYYVCVNPDGLLHPDCVRELAREADQRADTGLVEARLFPDEHPKPYHPSTGETPWCSGCVLLVTKKLHARVGGFDERFFMYCEDVDLSWRARASGLSIRVAPSALVHHYTVTREESPVRERMVRRSAALLGAKYGDAAFMNARLREYAQLGGEPFQTPDILKPGRKLAGIANFRHHLEFARRRW, from the coding sequence GTGCTTTACCGGAACCCGGAGCGGGAGCTGGAGCGACTGTGGGAGTCGCTCCGGTGGAACCGCGAGGCTCCGGGTGCGCCCGCGTTCCGGGTCGTCTGGCTGGACAACTCGCCGGACGACACGCTGCGCGCGCGGGTGATGCGGTTGGACGCGGACGCGGACTACCGGCACGCCGGGAGGAACCTGGGCTTCGGGGCCGCGCACAACCGGATGATGGCGGAGGCCTTCGGTTCGGGCGGGGCGCGCTACTACGTCTGCGTGAACCCGGACGGGCTCTTGCATCCGGACTGCGTGCGGGAGCTGGCGCGGGAGGCGGATCAGCGCGCGGACACGGGGCTGGTGGAGGCCCGGCTGTTCCCGGACGAGCACCCCAAGCCGTACCATCCGTCGACGGGCGAGACGCCCTGGTGCAGCGGCTGCGTGCTGCTGGTGACGAAGAAGCTGCACGCGCGGGTGGGTGGCTTCGACGAGCGCTTCTTCATGTACTGCGAGGACGTGGACCTGTCGTGGCGAGCGAGGGCGTCCGGGTTGTCCATCCGGGTGGCGCCCTCCGCGCTGGTGCACCACTACACCGTCACCCGGGAGGAGAGCCCGGTGCGCGAGCGGATGGTCCGCCGCAGCGCGGCCCTGCTCGGGGCGAAGTACGGTGACGCGGCCTTCATGAATGCCCGCCTGCGGGAGTACGCGCAGCTGGGCGGCGAGCCATTCCAGACGCCCGACATCCTCAAGCCCGGGCGGAAGCTCGCGGGCATCGCGAACTTCAGGCACCACCTGGAGTTTGCTCGGAGGCGCTGGTGA
- a CDS encoding ABC transporter ATP-binding protein, which produces MTSAIASPDAIVLRNVVKRFRKSTIRREYTTIKSELIRLLRGQRDTDGKSMIEALRGIDLVVPRGKTVGIIGRNGSGKSTLLKLITGIYTPTTGTIDINGRISALLDLGAGFHPDFSGRENILINGIILGMTRAEVKARMEEIIAFSELGDFIDEPVRTYSSGMYMRLAFSVATHVDPDILIIDEILAVGDEHFGKKSLAKMTEFKRAGKTIVIVTHDLGTLERWCDLGAWIDAGRIREFGPPADVIRSYRRAVALAEERGMAMESPALASDGGALPSLASPQGESSPLTVDAVRLRGRDGGAVESVDTEDGLELSVAYTARTPAPELGLGLELIRADGVLMHATDTFAEEVPFCAAVAGSGTVRFVVDRLGLTAGRYTFTVVVRDRAGQVREKREEACTFEVRSSVQDGGVTRPPHRWIVEGAAARVAPVRDVGS; this is translated from the coding sequence ATGACCAGCGCCATCGCGTCTCCGGACGCCATCGTGCTCCGCAATGTGGTGAAGCGCTTCCGGAAGAGCACCATCCGGCGCGAGTACACCACCATCAAGTCGGAGCTCATCCGCCTCCTGCGTGGCCAGCGCGACACGGACGGCAAGTCCATGATCGAAGCGCTCCGGGGCATTGACCTGGTGGTGCCCCGCGGCAAGACGGTGGGCATCATCGGGCGCAATGGTTCCGGCAAGAGCACGCTGCTCAAGCTCATCACCGGCATCTACACGCCCACCACGGGCACCATCGACATCAACGGGCGCATCAGCGCGTTGTTGGACCTGGGCGCGGGCTTCCACCCGGACTTCTCCGGCCGGGAGAACATCCTCATCAACGGCATCATCCTGGGGATGACGCGCGCGGAGGTGAAGGCGCGCATGGAGGAGATCATCGCCTTCAGCGAGCTGGGCGACTTCATCGACGAGCCGGTGCGCACCTACTCCAGCGGCATGTACATGCGCCTGGCGTTCTCCGTGGCCACGCACGTGGATCCGGACATCCTCATCATCGATGAGATCCTCGCGGTCGGTGACGAGCACTTCGGCAAGAAGAGCCTGGCGAAGATGACGGAGTTCAAGCGGGCCGGGAAGACCATCGTCATCGTCACCCACGACCTGGGGACGCTGGAGCGCTGGTGCGACCTGGGCGCGTGGATTGACGCCGGGCGCATCCGTGAGTTCGGTCCGCCCGCGGACGTCATCCGCAGCTACCGCCGCGCGGTGGCGCTGGCGGAGGAGCGCGGCATGGCCATGGAGTCGCCCGCGCTGGCGTCGGACGGCGGCGCGCTGCCGTCGCTGGCGTCGCCCCAGGGCGAATCGTCTCCGCTCACCGTGGACGCGGTGCGGCTGCGGGGCCGGGACGGCGGGGCGGTGGAGTCCGTGGACACCGAGGACGGCCTGGAGCTGAGCGTGGCGTACACCGCGCGCACGCCCGCGCCGGAGCTGGGCCTGGGGCTGGAGCTCATCCGGGCGGACGGGGTGCTGATGCACGCCACGGACACGTTCGCGGAGGAGGTGCCCTTCTGCGCGGCGGTGGCCGGCAGCGGGACGGTGCGCTTCGTGGTGGACCGGCTGGGCCTCACCGCGGGGCGCTATACGTTCACGGTGGTGGTGCGCGACCGGGCGGGGCAGGTGCGGGAGAAGCGTGAGGAGGCATGCACCTTCGAGGTGCGCTCCAGCGTGCAGGACGGAGGCGTGACGCGGCCTCCGCACCGGTGGATCGTGGAGGGCGCCGCGGCTCGCGTGGCGCCAGTGCGAGACGTCGGATCGTGA
- a CDS encoding ABC transporter permease, with product MLRNLRELYQYRGLLLSLTQRELKARYRNSVLGFFWTFLNPMLQMGVYSLLFTVYMRQNIPGYTFFVFVGLLPWIWFATSLGTGASAISDRRDLLTKVRFPAQVLPATVVVTNLCNYVLSLPLMVALGLLLGYVPTWHVVAFPVVLLTQLCMTVALVYIVSALNVTFRDLQQIIANLLTMWFFVTPVFYRVDSLPEAVRAPIVLLNPMAVMVTSYQAIFYEHQLPQPGPLLMWLGISLALLWIAAGIFERRREDFAEFI from the coding sequence ATGCTTCGCAACCTCCGTGAGCTCTACCAGTACCGGGGCCTCCTGCTCAGCCTGACCCAGCGCGAGCTGAAGGCGCGGTACCGGAACTCGGTGCTCGGCTTCTTCTGGACGTTCCTCAACCCGATGCTCCAGATGGGCGTCTACTCGCTGCTGTTCACCGTCTACATGCGGCAGAACATCCCCGGGTACACGTTCTTCGTCTTCGTGGGGTTGCTCCCGTGGATCTGGTTCGCCACGTCACTGGGGACCGGCGCCAGCGCCATCAGTGACCGGCGCGACCTGCTCACCAAGGTGCGCTTCCCCGCCCAGGTGCTGCCGGCCACGGTGGTGGTGACCAACCTGTGCAACTACGTGCTGTCCCTGCCGCTGATGGTCGCGCTGGGGCTGCTCCTGGGCTACGTGCCCACCTGGCACGTGGTGGCCTTCCCGGTGGTGCTGCTCACCCAGCTGTGCATGACGGTGGCGCTGGTCTACATCGTGTCCGCGCTCAACGTGACGTTCCGGGACCTGCAGCAGATCATCGCCAACCTGCTGACGATGTGGTTCTTCGTCACGCCGGTCTTCTACCGGGTGGACTCGCTGCCGGAGGCGGTCCGGGCGCCGATCGTGCTGCTCAACCCCATGGCGGTCATGGTGACGTCCTACCAGGCCATCTTCTACGAACATCAGCTGCCACAGCCCGGCCCGCTCTTGATGTGGTTGGGCATCTCCCTGGCGCTGTTGTGGATCGCTGCGGGCATCTTCGAGCGCCGCCGCGAGGACTTCGCGGAGTTCATATGA
- the pgsA gene encoding CDP-diacylglycerol--glycerol-3-phosphate 3-phosphatidyltransferase — protein MATERALRKQRKREERARRRASRRPSILVQEFWNLPNMLTLGRILLIPVFVWLTYDADPLHSLLAGLVFAVAAITDVIDGYLARRWNLITVVGKFMDPLADKLIAMAALVMMVRLGRIAAWVVIVLLAREFIVTGLRTIAASEGMVIAAGQEGKWKTSLQLVGIISLCVHYVHPLDVGFRVVTVDYNQVGKVLVYLSGAFSVWSAVVYFRAFLNMLARRGSTDPDAKSV, from the coding sequence ATGGCCACCGAGCGAGCCCTCAGGAAGCAGCGCAAGCGCGAGGAGCGGGCCCGCCGCCGCGCGTCCCGCCGTCCCAGCATCCTGGTGCAGGAGTTCTGGAACCTGCCCAACATGCTGACGCTGGGGCGCATCCTTCTCATCCCCGTGTTCGTCTGGCTCACCTACGACGCGGATCCCCTGCACTCGCTGCTGGCCGGCCTGGTGTTCGCCGTGGCCGCCATCACCGATGTGATTGACGGCTACCTGGCCCGCCGCTGGAACCTCATCACCGTGGTGGGCAAGTTCATGGATCCGCTGGCGGACAAGCTCATCGCCATGGCCGCCCTGGTGATGATGGTGCGCCTGGGCCGCATCGCCGCCTGGGTCGTCATCGTGCTGCTGGCCCGCGAGTTCATCGTCACCGGTCTGCGCACCATCGCCGCCAGTGAAGGCATGGTCATCGCCGCGGGGCAGGAGGGAAAGTGGAAGACGTCCCTCCAGCTGGTGGGGATCATCTCCCTGTGCGTCCACTACGTGCACCCGCTGGACGTGGGCTTCCGCGTCGTCACCGTGGACTACAACCAGGTGGGCAAGGTGCTGGTGTACCTGTCCGGTGCGTTCTCCGTGTGGAGCGCGGTCGTCTACTTCCGCGCGTTCCTCAACATGCTCGCCCGCCGGGGCAGCACGGATCCGGATGCGAAAAGTGTTTGA
- a CDS encoding tetratricopeptide repeat protein, which produces MTTRTKGTKPPGPADEEFLQQLQRGSELLGAGKVTEAKDFLERAHQLQPRHEKAQNLLGLTYFKLGLFDRAADLYEMLVRDNPVDPTLRVNLGLVYLKTNALQRAAREFETATDLAPDHKKAHNYLGLTFAQMGEYGRAREHFLLSGSDAMAEKMSRAIAGEGYSRPPAPPAPARPREEEESAALPVLASSASGESDWGAQFGLDEAPRSPRTAAAPPPQAAAKASDDDLRFAEDEGPPAPTDDHALSSRAATQVQEDEDPSLAAGASTFEEDAELAATTDADTSGADVEVADELPPTPVSEEIEVSEEPPVLASDLESEPGDAFAETFAALATSEPPEATRPAEPIPPTRAAEPSRAPDTATGSNPPVLTAWVPSVALPGVAPGQPFTQSASVLTLAVEGELLTRLEGLIAVRGPVTFEPEMKRFRGRATDKPFGEGDQAMVRARGQGTLHLEPVSGRQWVAVSLDDESVYLRDACVFAFEEPVVFENGRVPSDLAQDLDLVHLRGQGRVLLSLTGPLRSVPVAMDQPVTVPLTHLVGWVGNLTPRVVPLVASAGGETLKAAVELGGEGFALIALGVR; this is translated from the coding sequence ATGACGACGCGCACGAAGGGGACGAAGCCGCCGGGCCCCGCTGACGAGGAGTTCCTGCAGCAGCTCCAACGCGGGAGCGAGCTGCTGGGCGCCGGCAAGGTCACCGAAGCGAAGGACTTCCTGGAGCGTGCGCACCAGCTCCAGCCGCGCCACGAGAAGGCCCAGAACCTCCTGGGCCTGACGTATTTCAAGCTGGGCCTCTTCGACCGCGCCGCCGACCTGTACGAGATGCTCGTGCGGGACAACCCGGTGGACCCGACGCTGCGCGTGAACCTGGGGCTCGTCTACCTGAAGACGAACGCGCTCCAGCGCGCGGCGCGCGAGTTCGAGACCGCCACCGACCTGGCCCCGGACCACAAGAAGGCCCACAACTACCTGGGCCTGACCTTCGCCCAGATGGGCGAGTACGGCCGCGCGCGCGAGCACTTCCTGCTGTCCGGCAGCGACGCCATGGCGGAGAAGATGTCGCGCGCCATCGCTGGCGAGGGCTACAGCCGTCCGCCCGCGCCTCCCGCGCCGGCCCGTCCGCGCGAGGAGGAGGAGTCCGCCGCGCTGCCCGTGCTCGCGTCGTCTGCTTCCGGCGAGAGCGACTGGGGTGCCCAGTTCGGTCTGGATGAGGCGCCGCGCAGTCCCCGCACCGCCGCCGCGCCGCCGCCTCAGGCCGCCGCGAAGGCGTCGGACGACGACCTGCGCTTCGCGGAGGACGAAGGCCCGCCCGCGCCCACGGACGACCACGCCTTGAGCTCGCGCGCCGCGACCCAGGTCCAGGAGGACGAGGACCCCAGCCTCGCCGCCGGCGCGAGCACCTTCGAGGAGGACGCGGAGCTCGCCGCCACCACGGACGCGGACACCTCCGGGGCCGATGTCGAGGTCGCCGACGAGCTGCCCCCCACGCCGGTGTCGGAGGAGATCGAGGTCTCCGAGGAGCCGCCCGTCCTCGCGTCCGACCTGGAGTCGGAGCCTGGCGACGCCTTCGCGGAGACCTTCGCCGCGCTGGCCACGAGCGAGCCACCGGAAGCGACCCGGCCCGCCGAGCCGATTCCGCCGACCCGCGCCGCCGAGCCGTCTCGCGCGCCTGACACTGCAACGGGCTCGAATCCTCCCGTGCTCACCGCCTGGGTGCCCTCGGTGGCGCTGCCGGGCGTGGCGCCGGGCCAGCCCTTCACCCAGAGCGCGTCCGTCCTGACGCTCGCGGTGGAGGGCGAGCTGCTCACGCGCCTGGAGGGGCTGATCGCCGTGCGCGGCCCGGTCACCTTCGAGCCGGAGATGAAGCGCTTCCGGGGCCGGGCTACGGACAAGCCCTTTGGCGAGGGCGACCAGGCCATGGTGCGCGCCCGGGGGCAGGGGACGCTGCACCTGGAGCCCGTGTCCGGGCGGCAGTGGGTGGCGGTGTCCCTGGACGACGAGTCCGTCTACCTGCGCGACGCGTGCGTCTTCGCCTTCGAGGAGCCCGTCGTCTTCGAGAACGGCCGCGTGCCGTCGGACCTGGCGCAGGACCTGGACCTGGTGCACCTGCGCGGGCAGGGGCGGGTGCTGCTCAGCCTGACGGGGCCGCTGCGCTCGGTGCCGGTGGCCATGGACCAGCCGGTGACGGTGCCCCTCACGCACCTGGTGGGCTGGGTGGGCAACCTCACGCCCCGCGTGGTGCCGCTCGTGGCGTCCGCTGGCGGGGAGACACTGAAGGCGGCGGTGGAGCTGGGCGGTGAAGGATTTGCCCTCATCGCACTCGGGGTCCGGTAG
- a CDS encoding transglycosylase SLT domain-containing protein, whose amino-acid sequence MRVLTALVVLLTAALPAAAADGIYSYVEKDGTIVYTNVPPGGARKARKLSGTFTPAPAKSAPVRGRSRTPAELDPHITTAALRYRIPPALVRAIMHTESNFNPNALSHKGASGLMQLMPGTASDMYVKDIFDSKDNIEGGVRYLRVLANMFDGDMVKMVAAYNAGPDAVKKYGGQVPPYAETQEYVRKVLQLYQHYKERERLAQAEASSREPTSENDDAHEGDEAAGPR is encoded by the coding sequence ATGCGTGTCCTGACCGCCCTCGTCGTCCTGCTGACCGCCGCCCTCCCGGCCGCCGCCGCGGACGGCATCTACAGCTACGTGGAGAAGGACGGCACCATCGTCTACACGAACGTGCCTCCCGGAGGCGCGCGCAAGGCCCGCAAGCTGTCCGGGACCTTCACGCCCGCGCCGGCCAAGTCCGCGCCCGTGCGGGGCCGCTCGCGGACGCCCGCGGAGCTGGATCCGCACATCACCACCGCGGCGCTGCGCTACCGCATCCCGCCGGCGCTGGTGCGCGCCATCATGCACACGGAGAGCAACTTCAACCCGAACGCGCTCAGCCACAAGGGCGCCAGCGGGCTGATGCAGCTCATGCCGGGCACCGCGTCGGACATGTACGTGAAGGACATCTTCGACTCGAAGGACAACATCGAGGGCGGCGTGCGCTACCTGCGCGTGCTGGCCAACATGTTCGACGGCGACATGGTGAAGATGGTCGCCGCGTACAACGCTGGACCGGACGCGGTGAAGAAGTACGGAGGCCAGGTGCCGCCGTACGCCGAGACGCAGGAATACGTGCGCAAGGTCCTCCAGCTCTACCAACACTACAAGGAGCGCGAGCGGCTCGCCCAGGCCGAGGCCAGCAGCCGTGAGCCCACATCCGAGAATGACGACGCGCACGAAGGGGACGAAGCCGCCGGGCCCCGCTGA
- the nadB gene encoding L-aspartate oxidase, with amino-acid sequence MPHRFDFLVMGGGVAGLSFALQAARHGTVAVLTKRERGEGNTAYAQGGIAGVLSPTDTFDAHIDDTLVAGAGLCHRDAVEVTVREGPARLKELVALGAAFDQRGGEFDLTREGGHSARRIIHAGDITGREVQRALLAACDEQPNITFFQNTAAIDLILDRRPHTPAGSRCLGVYALMEDGSIDRFLSKVTVVATGGAGKVYLYTSNPDVATGDGVAMAYRAGARVANMEFYQFHPTCLFHPEAKSFLISEALRGEGGKLRLKGGQTFMDRYHPMKDLAPRDVVARAIDAELKRTGNDCVYLDMTHLGRAYLTERFPNIYATCKAFNIDMAVQPIPVVPAAHYQCGGVVTDLHGRTNIPGLYAIGEASCTGLHGANRLASNSLLEGLVFGHRAVQVASEELASLTLPKEDPPAWDSGSAVDSDESVVVTHNWDEIRRLMWNYVGIVRTDKRLMRARRRLELLREEIRDYYWRFKVTRDVIELRNIAEVAHLIVDCASRRKESRGLHYTLDYPHTDEHQGTRDTILSREL; translated from the coding sequence ATGCCCCATCGGTTTGATTTTCTGGTCATGGGCGGCGGCGTGGCCGGACTGTCGTTCGCCCTGCAGGCGGCCCGGCACGGCACGGTCGCCGTGCTCACCAAACGCGAGCGCGGCGAAGGCAACACCGCCTACGCCCAGGGGGGCATCGCCGGCGTGCTGTCCCCCACGGACACGTTCGACGCGCACATCGATGACACGCTCGTCGCGGGCGCGGGCCTGTGCCACCGCGACGCGGTGGAGGTGACGGTGCGAGAGGGCCCCGCGCGCCTCAAGGAGCTGGTGGCGCTGGGCGCGGCGTTCGACCAGCGCGGCGGCGAGTTCGACCTCACGCGCGAGGGCGGCCACTCCGCCCGCCGGATCATCCACGCGGGCGACATCACCGGCCGCGAGGTGCAGCGCGCGCTGCTGGCCGCGTGCGACGAGCAGCCCAACATCACCTTCTTCCAGAACACGGCCGCCATCGACCTCATCCTGGACCGGCGTCCGCATACTCCGGCCGGCAGCCGGTGCCTGGGCGTGTACGCGCTGATGGAGGACGGCTCCATCGATCGATTCCTCTCCAAGGTGACGGTGGTGGCCACGGGCGGCGCGGGCAAGGTGTACCTCTACACGTCCAACCCGGACGTCGCGACGGGTGACGGCGTGGCCATGGCGTACCGCGCGGGCGCGCGCGTGGCGAACATGGAGTTCTACCAGTTCCACCCCACCTGCCTCTTCCACCCGGAGGCCAAGAGCTTCCTGATCAGCGAAGCGCTGCGCGGCGAGGGCGGCAAGCTGCGGCTCAAGGGCGGCCAGACGTTCATGGACCGCTACCACCCGATGAAGGATCTGGCCCCGCGCGACGTGGTGGCGCGCGCCATCGACGCGGAGCTCAAGCGCACGGGCAACGACTGCGTCTACCTGGACATGACGCACCTGGGCCGCGCGTACCTCACCGAGCGCTTCCCCAACATCTACGCCACCTGCAAGGCCTTCAACATCGACATGGCCGTGCAGCCCATCCCCGTGGTGCCCGCGGCCCACTACCAGTGCGGCGGCGTGGTGACGGACCTGCACGGGCGCACCAACATCCCGGGCCTCTACGCCATTGGCGAGGCGTCCTGCACCGGCCTACACGGCGCGAACCGGCTCGCGTCCAACTCGCTGCTGGAGGGCCTGGTGTTCGGCCACCGCGCGGTGCAGGTGGCGTCGGAGGAGCTGGCGTCACTGACGCTGCCGAAGGAGGACCCGCCGGCCTGGGACTCCGGCAGCGCGGTGGACTCCGACGAGAGCGTGGTCGTCACCCACAACTGGGATGAGATCCGCCGGCTGATGTGGAACTACGTGGGCATCGTCCGCACGGACAAGCGGCTGATGCGCGCGCGGCGGCGGCTGGAGCTGCTGCGCGAGGAGATCCGCGACTACTACTGGCGCTTCAAGGTCACCCGCGACGTCATCGAGCTGCGCAACATCGCGGAGGTGGCGCACCTCATCGTGGACTGTGCCAGCCGCCGCAAGGAGAGCCGGGGCCTGCACTACACCCTGGACTACCCGCATACGGACGAGCACCAGGGCACACGCGACACCATCCTTTCGCGGGAGCTGTGA
- a CDS encoding rhomboid family intramembrane serine protease — MSRPRRMLDDLPGPSGLGDEQDNAQRPQDGGGPPPGPPQRALPTPYVSFAIIAGAVGMFFLSPSLGRPLVIDGRTLGLVGPLALYGPWVQAGEYWRLLGMVFEHGGAMHLLFNMLAVYSLGASLERGIGSLRFLGLSLVTALGGSAFALFFNFDTVTVGASGMILGWGGAMLPILTQQGRREHMFWLVQVAVISLLPGVSWAGHLGGFVFGLPCGMALRMGPKVYSRAIPVLLFIAAALAVVAAHPGRLGGF, encoded by the coding sequence ATGTCCCGTCCGCGCCGCATGCTGGATGACCTCCCCGGCCCCTCCGGGCTGGGCGATGAACAGGACAACGCGCAGCGCCCGCAAGACGGCGGTGGTCCCCCGCCGGGCCCGCCCCAGCGTGCACTGCCCACGCCCTACGTCAGCTTCGCCATCATCGCGGGCGCGGTGGGGATGTTCTTCCTCAGCCCGTCGCTGGGCCGGCCGCTCGTCATCGACGGGAGGACGCTGGGCCTGGTGGGGCCGCTGGCGCTCTACGGGCCGTGGGTCCAGGCGGGCGAGTACTGGCGTCTGCTGGGCATGGTGTTCGAGCACGGCGGCGCGATGCACCTGCTCTTCAACATGCTCGCCGTCTATTCGCTGGGCGCGTCGCTGGAGCGCGGCATTGGAAGCCTGAGGTTCCTGGGGCTGTCGCTCGTCACCGCGCTGGGCGGGTCCGCGTTCGCGCTCTTCTTCAACTTCGACACCGTGACGGTGGGCGCGTCCGGAATGATTCTCGGCTGGGGCGGCGCGATGCTGCCCATCCTCACGCAGCAGGGCCGCCGGGAGCACATGTTCTGGCTCGTGCAGGTGGCGGTCATCAGTCTGCTGCCCGGGGTGAGCTGGGCGGGGCACCTGGGTGGCTTCGTCTTCGGCCTGCCCTGCGGCATGGCGCTGCGCATGGGCCCGAAGGTCTACTCGCGCGCCATCCCCGTCCTGCTGTTCATCGCCGCGGCGTTGGCCGTGGTCGCCGCCCATCCCGGGCGCCTTGGAGGCTTTTGA